In Bosea vestrisii, the following are encoded in one genomic region:
- a CDS encoding DUF2232 domain-containing protein → MLPIVGIGAGLVSALLFTVVITGSPLALLLSYVAPLPVFIAALGWNHRAGLVAVAAGTIAVTVVLKLSLGLAFAIGAALPAWWIAYLVLLARDDGNGNSEWYPLGRLLVWIAAVATLVTVGGALAISTDFETYRRVMTHGLQLLFSGGEGISPVVRLPPGVDAGELAAQLAALVPVAAGASFAPMIVANLWLAAKAVQLSGRLPRPWPFIPATRLPAMAVAGLAGGIVLSFAGGFVGLAGAALAGALIAAFGLAGLAAVHDLSRGKPWRTPTLFAIYLALLIMLITVFPFLALLGIADALIDLRRRKPPASPAA, encoded by the coding sequence ATGCTCCCCATCGTCGGCATCGGCGCCGGGCTGGTCTCAGCCCTTCTGTTCACAGTGGTGATCACCGGATCGCCGCTGGCGTTGCTGTTGTCCTATGTCGCGCCGCTCCCGGTCTTCATCGCGGCGCTCGGCTGGAACCACCGCGCCGGTCTGGTGGCGGTTGCTGCCGGCACGATCGCCGTCACGGTCGTGCTCAAACTTTCGCTCGGGCTCGCCTTCGCGATCGGCGCGGCGTTGCCGGCCTGGTGGATCGCCTATCTCGTTTTGCTCGCCCGCGACGACGGCAACGGCAACAGCGAATGGTATCCGCTCGGGCGCCTGCTGGTCTGGATCGCCGCCGTCGCAACGCTGGTGACGGTCGGCGGCGCGCTCGCGATCTCCACGGATTTCGAAACGTATCGCCGCGTGATGACGCATGGGCTGCAGCTCCTGTTCAGCGGCGGCGAGGGCATCAGCCCGGTCGTGCGCTTGCCGCCCGGCGTCGATGCCGGCGAGCTTGCGGCACAGCTCGCCGCACTGGTACCCGTCGCTGCGGGCGCCTCCTTTGCGCCGATGATCGTCGCAAATCTCTGGCTGGCGGCGAAGGCTGTGCAGCTCTCCGGCCGGCTGCCGCGGCCCTGGCCTTTCATTCCCGCAACGCGCCTGCCGGCCATGGCCGTGGCCGGGCTCGCCGGCGGCATCGTGCTGAGCTTTGCCGGCGGCTTCGTAGGCCTCGCCGGAGCGGCCCTGGCGGGGGCGCTGATCGCCGCCTTCGGCCTCGCCGGACTTGCCGCCGTGCATGACCTCAGCCGCGGCAAGCCCTGGCGGACGCCGACCTTGTTCGCGATCTACCTCGCACTGTTGATCATGCTGATCACCGTCTTCCCGTTCCTTGCGCTGCTCGGCATCGCCGACGCGCTGATCGACCTTCGCCGGCGGAAACCACCGGCGTCGCCTGCTGCCTGA
- the rpsR gene encoding 30S ribosomal protein S18, with protein sequence MSTASAGARRPFFRRRKSCPFSGEGAPKIDYKDVRLLSRYISERGKIVPSRITAVSAKKQRELAQAIKRARFLGLLPYVIR encoded by the coding sequence ATGTCGACTGCATCTGCCGGCGCCCGCCGCCCCTTCTTCCGCCGCCGCAAGTCCTGCCCGTTCTCGGGCGAGGGCGCGCCGAAGATCGACTACAAGGATGTGCGTCTGCTTTCGCGCTACATCTCCGAGCGCGGCAAGATCGTGCCGTCGCGCATCACGGCCGTCTCGGCCAAGAAGCAGCGCGAGCTCGCCCAGGCGATCAAGCGCGCCCGCTTCCTCGGCCTGCTGCCCTACGTCATCCGCTGA
- the rpsF gene encoding 30S ribosomal protein S6 — protein MALYEHVLLARQDVSAQQVEALVEQFKGIIEANGGSVPKVEYWGVKSLGYRIKKNRKAHYSLLNINAPAAAVAEMERQMRINEDVLRFITIRVEELEEAQSVMLQKRDRDERSDRFDRGPGGDRFDRDRGPRRERPRREDEATETVAGEA, from the coding sequence ATGGCATTGTACGAGCACGTTCTGCTCGCGCGGCAAGATGTCAGCGCGCAGCAGGTCGAGGCCCTTGTCGAGCAGTTCAAGGGCATCATCGAGGCGAATGGCGGTTCCGTCCCCAAGGTCGAGTACTGGGGTGTGAAGTCGCTGGGCTATCGCATCAAGAAGAACCGCAAGGCGCACTACTCGCTCCTGAACATCAACGCACCTGCGGCCGCCGTGGCCGAGATGGAGCGCCAGATGCGCATCAACGAGGACGTGCTGCGCTTCATCACGATCCGCGTCGAGGAACTCGAGGAAGCTCAGTCGGTCATGCTGCAGAAGCGTGACCGCGACGAGCGCAGCGATCGCTTCGATCGCGGCCCGGGCGGCGACCGTTTCGACCGTGACCGCGGCCCGCGCCGCGAGCGCCCGCGTCGTGAAGACGAAGCCACCGAAACCGTTGCCGGGGAGGCCTGA
- the fabD gene encoding ACP S-malonyltransferase, which translates to MATAFIFPGQGSQAVGMGKALAEAFPVARAVFDEVDAALAQKLSALMWEGPGEELTLTANAQPALMAVSLAATRVLEAEAGLSLKNDAAFVAGHSLGEYSALAAAGTFSIGDAARLLRIRGDAMQKAVPAGEGAMAALLGVELDQARAIAADAAEGQVCQVANDNGGGQVVLSGAKAAVERAIALAGERGVRRAMLLPVSAPFHCALMQPAAEAMQTALAEVSMQAPVVPVMANVGAAPLTDPAAIRASLVAQVTGTVRWRECIEAMAAAGVTRFYEIGSGKVLAGLVKRIAAGTTAASIGSPDDIATYKAQKG; encoded by the coding sequence ATGGCGACGGCTTTCATCTTTCCAGGGCAGGGTTCCCAGGCGGTCGGCATGGGCAAAGCGCTCGCCGAGGCCTTCCCGGTGGCGCGCGCTGTCTTCGACGAGGTCGATGCCGCGCTTGCGCAGAAGCTCTCTGCCCTGATGTGGGAAGGCCCGGGCGAGGAGCTGACCCTGACGGCAAACGCACAGCCCGCCCTGATGGCCGTGAGCCTCGCCGCGACCCGCGTGCTCGAGGCTGAAGCCGGGCTCTCCTTGAAGAATGATGCCGCCTTCGTCGCCGGTCATTCGCTCGGCGAGTATTCGGCGCTGGCCGCGGCCGGCACCTTCTCGATCGGCGATGCGGCCCGGCTGCTGCGCATCCGCGGCGACGCCATGCAGAAGGCTGTGCCGGCCGGTGAGGGCGCGATGGCGGCATTGCTGGGCGTCGAGCTTGATCAGGCCCGCGCGATCGCAGCCGATGCCGCCGAGGGCCAGGTTTGCCAGGTGGCCAACGACAATGGCGGCGGTCAGGTCGTGCTCTCGGGCGCCAAGGCGGCGGTCGAGCGCGCCATTGCGCTCGCCGGCGAGCGCGGCGTGCGCCGTGCCATGCTGCTGCCGGTTTCCGCGCCTTTCCATTGCGCGCTGATGCAGCCGGCGGCCGAAGCGATGCAGACAGCGCTCGCTGAGGTTTCGATGCAGGCGCCGGTCGTGCCGGTGATGGCGAATGTTGGCGCCGCCCCGCTGACCGATCCGGCCGCGATCCGCGCCTCGCTGGTGGCGCAGGTCACTGGTACCGTACGCTGGCGCGAATGCATCGAGGCGATGGCGGCAGCCGGCGTGACCCGGTTCTACGAGATTGGCTCCGGCAAGGTGCTCGCCGGCCTGGTCAAGCGCATTGCGGCGGGAACCACAGCGGCGTCGATCGGTTCGCCCGACGACATCGCGACATACAAGGCCCAGAAGGGCTGA
- the fabG gene encoding 3-oxoacyl-[acyl-carrier-protein] reductase gives MLDLTGKKALVTGATGGLGGAIARRLHAQGATVALSGTRVEALEALAKELGERAEITPCDLSNRDSVEALVPAAEAKLGGLDILVNNAGVTRDNLFMRLKDEDWDLVLAVNLTAAFRLSRAAVKSMMRRRYGRIVSIGSVVGTSGNPGQGNYAASKAGLIGMSKSLAAEVASRNITVNVVAPGFIESPMTEVLNEKQREGILADVPMGRLGQGADVAAAVAYLASEEAGYVTGQTLHVNGGMAMI, from the coding sequence ATGCTCGATCTGACGGGAAAGAAAGCGCTGGTCACCGGCGCCACCGGCGGCCTCGGCGGCGCCATTGCGCGTCGGCTGCATGCCCAGGGCGCGACCGTCGCCCTGTCCGGTACGCGGGTCGAGGCGCTGGAGGCGCTGGCGAAGGAATTGGGCGAGCGGGCCGAAATCACGCCTTGTGATCTGTCCAATCGCGATTCCGTCGAAGCGCTGGTACCCGCGGCCGAAGCCAAGCTCGGTGGCCTCGACATCCTCGTCAACAATGCCGGCGTGACCCGCGACAACCTCTTCATGCGCCTGAAGGACGAGGACTGGGATCTTGTGCTCGCCGTCAACCTCACCGCAGCCTTTCGCCTCTCGCGCGCGGCCGTGAAGAGCATGATGCGCCGCCGCTATGGCCGCATCGTCTCGATCGGCTCGGTTGTAGGCACGAGCGGCAATCCGGGGCAGGGCAACTACGCTGCCTCCAAGGCCGGCCTGATCGGCATGTCGAAGTCGCTTGCCGCGGAAGTGGCGAGCCGCAACATCACCGTCAACGTCGTCGCGCCCGGCTTCATCGAGTCGCCGATGACAGAAGTGCTGAACGAGAAGCAGCGCGAGGGCATCCTCGCCGATGTCCCGATGGGGCGGCTCGGGCAGGGAGCGGACGTCGCTGCTGCTGTCGCGTATCTCGCCAGCGAGGAAGCTGGTTATGTCACCGGGCAGACCCTGCACGTCAACGGCGGAATGGCAATGATCTGA
- a CDS encoding acyl carrier protein gives MSDVAERVKKIVIEHLGVEPEKVVEGANFIEDLGADSLDTVELVMAFEEEFGVEIPDDAAETIVTVGDAVKFLSKSA, from the coding sequence ATGAGCGATGTCGCCGAGCGCGTGAAGAAGATCGTGATCGAGCATCTCGGCGTTGAGCCGGAGAAGGTTGTCGAGGGCGCGAATTTCATTGAGGACCTCGGCGCCGACAGCCTCGACACCGTCGAGCTGGTCATGGCTTTCGAGGAAGAGTTCGGCGTCGAGATTCCCGATGACGCGGCCGAGACGATCGTGACCGTCGGCGACGCGGTCAAGTTCCTGTCGAAGTCGGCCTGA
- the mltG gene encoding endolytic transglycosylase MltG produces the protein MSQPPRVAPRSPNEALKPVAPPAPPPKVRKRRRSPFIGLLSGLFTTALVLAGAVGGGIVYLDGRSKAPGPLATDRVLIIPKENGVTEIADLLQREGLIEHPWAFKVAAFTSGKAASLKAGEYLFKARASQRDILDVIAEGKAVEHSITIPEGLTSEQIMARLQQNELLTGDVIQVPREGQILPDTYKFQRGSTRQAIVSRMTRDQTRVLNEVWAKRPADLPIKTPAELVILASIVEKETGRADERPRVAGVFINRMNRKMKLQSDPTIVYGLVGGKGTLGRGITRPEITQATPYNTYVIEGLPPGPIANPGRAALEAVVNHSRTKDLYFVADGSGGHAFAESLEQHNRNVARWRQVESARREAGRPPTDGGVDRAEPPPAPDQRTEAPAAARADGQAATAPDQTQPESFPVPGNRRAAAGQPVQAGAAAGPAGTRARAFDASEGTTRDPLLNKTFDLNSPKQVPPLKP, from the coding sequence ATGAGTCAGCCGCCTCGCGTCGCGCCGAGGAGTCCAAACGAGGCGTTGAAGCCTGTCGCGCCGCCGGCTCCGCCGCCGAAGGTGCGCAAGCGTCGGCGTTCGCCCTTTATCGGCCTGCTCAGCGGGCTGTTCACGACAGCTCTCGTCCTCGCCGGCGCTGTCGGCGGCGGCATTGTCTATCTCGACGGCCGCAGCAAGGCACCGGGGCCGCTCGCCACTGATCGCGTCCTGATCATCCCGAAAGAGAACGGGGTGACGGAGATCGCCGATTTGCTGCAGCGCGAGGGGCTGATCGAGCATCCCTGGGCCTTCAAGGTCGCGGCGTTCACCTCAGGCAAGGCCGCCAGCCTGAAGGCCGGCGAATATCTGTTCAAGGCCCGCGCCAGCCAAAGGGACATCCTCGACGTCATCGCCGAGGGCAAGGCGGTCGAGCATTCGATCACCATCCCCGAGGGGCTGACGAGCGAGCAGATCATGGCGCGCCTGCAGCAGAACGAACTGCTCACCGGCGACGTTATCCAAGTACCGCGCGAGGGCCAGATCCTGCCCGACACCTACAAATTCCAGCGCGGCTCGACGCGTCAAGCCATCGTCAGTCGGATGACGCGAGACCAGACCCGCGTCCTCAACGAAGTCTGGGCCAAGCGCCCGGCGGACCTGCCGATCAAGACGCCGGCGGAACTGGTGATCCTTGCCTCGATCGTCGAGAAGGAGACCGGTCGCGCCGACGAGCGGCCGCGCGTCGCCGGCGTCTTCATCAACCGGATGAACCGCAAGATGAAGCTGCAATCCGACCCGACGATCGTCTACGGGCTCGTCGGCGGCAAGGGCACGCTCGGCCGCGGAATCACGCGCCCCGAAATCACCCAGGCGACGCCCTACAACACCTATGTGATCGAAGGGCTGCCGCCAGGACCGATCGCCAATCCAGGCCGTGCGGCGCTGGAGGCTGTGGTCAACCATTCGCGGACCAAGGACCTCTACTTCGTCGCGGACGGCAGCGGCGGACATGCCTTCGCCGAGAGCCTGGAGCAGCACAACCGCAACGTCGCGCGCTGGCGCCAGGTCGAGTCGGCTCGCCGGGAGGCCGGTCGCCCGCCCACCGATGGCGGTGTCGACCGCGCCGAGCCGCCGCCGGCTCCCGATCAGCGCACCGAAGCTCCGGCTGCGGCGCGGGCAGACGGTCAGGCCGCGACGGCGCCCGATCAGACCCAGCCGGAGAGCTTCCCGGTTCCGGGCAACCGCCGCGCGGCGGCTGGCCAGCCGGTACAGGCTGGCGCGGCAGCGGGGCCGGCCGGGACGCGGGCCCGCGCCTTCGACGCCTCCGAAGGCACCACCCGGGATCCGCTGCTGAACAAGACCTTCGACCTCAACAGCCCCAAGCAGGTGCCGCCGCTGAAGCCTTGA
- a CDS encoding YicC/YloC family endoribonuclease, protein MAIESMTGFARAAGTSGAHAFAWEVRSVNGRGLDVRVRAPTGFESFSEAARKQFSAAFARGTLHVGLAITSAAAAPRPRINQEALAALIAATSQLKLPAGIAPATLDGLLAIRGVVEVSEDSGDALADLEKPVLTALTETIAALKQARFAEGRALEAIIAGHLDTIARLTSEAENHPARSVEAVRARLAAQIAALMETGKAFEPQRLHQEAALLAVKADIREEIDRLHAHVAALRELLAQGGPIGRKLDFLAQEFGREASTLCAKAGDPGLSRIGLELRTTVDQLREQVQNVE, encoded by the coding sequence ATGGCGATCGAGAGCATGACGGGGTTTGCGCGCGCGGCTGGCACGTCCGGAGCGCACGCGTTCGCCTGGGAGGTCCGCAGTGTCAACGGCCGTGGGCTCGATGTCCGCGTCAGGGCCCCGACCGGCTTCGAGAGCTTCTCCGAAGCCGCCCGCAAGCAGTTCTCAGCCGCCTTTGCACGCGGCACCCTGCATGTCGGCCTCGCCATCACCAGCGCCGCTGCTGCGCCACGGCCGCGCATCAACCAGGAAGCCCTCGCTGCCCTGATCGCGGCTACGAGCCAATTGAAGCTGCCCGCTGGCATCGCCCCAGCAACGCTCGACGGTCTGCTGGCGATCCGCGGCGTGGTCGAGGTCTCCGAGGACAGCGGCGATGCACTCGCGGACCTCGAAAAGCCGGTGCTCACGGCACTGACGGAGACGATCGCGGCGCTGAAGCAGGCGAGGTTCGCCGAGGGGCGGGCGCTCGAGGCGATTATCGCCGGCCACCTCGACACCATCGCCCGCCTGACCAGCGAAGCCGAGAACCACCCGGCTCGCAGTGTCGAGGCGGTCCGTGCGCGGCTGGCAGCCCAGATTGCTGCGCTGATGGAGACCGGCAAGGCCTTCGAACCGCAGCGCCTGCATCAGGAAGCCGCGCTGCTGGCGGTCAAGGCCGATATCCGCGAGGAGATCGACCGGCTCCACGCTCATGTCGCAGCGCTCCGCGAACTGCTCGCCCAGGGCGGGCCGATCGGCCGCAAGCTCGATTTCCTCGCGCAGGAGTTTGGTCGCGAGGCGTCGACGCTCTGCGCCAAGGCGGGCGACCCCGGTCTGTCGCGGATCGGGCTCGAATTGCGCACGACCGTCGACCAGTTGCGCGAACAGGTCCAGAACGTGGAGTGA
- the gmk gene encoding guanylate kinase, which yields MADLARPARRGLMLILSSPSGAGKSTLTRTLSQKETNLDLSISVTTRGKRPSEIDGVHYHFIDRDAFDLLRQRDELLELAEVHGNGYGTPRKPVEEALKAGRDVLFDIDYQGTQQILEKAREDVVAIFILPPSMAELRSRLVRRAEDAPEVIARRLDNARDEIARWSVYDYVIVNDDLGAAYESVRSILSAERLKRSRAVGMAAFVETLLAEKVD from the coding sequence ATGGCCGATCTCGCCCGCCCGGCTCGTCGCGGTCTCATGCTGATCCTGTCGTCGCCGTCCGGTGCCGGCAAGTCGACGCTGACCCGGACCTTGTCGCAGAAGGAAACCAATCTCGATCTCTCGATTTCGGTGACGACGCGCGGGAAGCGCCCCTCCGAGATCGACGGTGTCCATTATCATTTCATCGATCGCGATGCCTTCGACCTGCTGCGCCAGCGCGATGAGCTGCTGGAGTTGGCCGAAGTCCATGGCAATGGCTACGGTACGCCCCGCAAGCCCGTCGAGGAGGCATTGAAGGCCGGCCGCGACGTGCTGTTCGACATCGACTACCAGGGCACGCAGCAGATACTCGAGAAGGCACGCGAGGACGTCGTCGCGATCTTCATCCTGCCGCCCTCCATGGCTGAGCTGCGCTCGCGGCTGGTTCGACGTGCGGAGGATGCGCCGGAGGTGATCGCGCGCCGGCTCGACAATGCCCGCGACGAGATCGCGCGCTGGAGCGTCTACGACTACGTCATCGTCAATGATGATCTAGGCGCTGCCTACGAATCGGTTCGCTCGATCCTCTCGGCCGAGCGACTGAAGCGCAGTCGCGCAGTCGGCATGGCGGCCTTCGTCGAGACCCTGCTGGCCGAGAAGGTCGACTGA
- the rsmA gene encoding 16S rRNA (adenine(1518)-N(6)/adenine(1519)-N(6))-dimethyltransferase RsmA, whose protein sequence is MSTSSPDGLPPLREVVERHGLMAQKALGQNFLFDLNLTGRIARSAGPLEGQTVVEIGPGPGGLTRALLANGADRVIAIERDRRCMPALAEIGAHYPGRLEVVDGDALAVDLSGLLGGNQARIVANLPYNIGTPLLVGWLSAEPWPPWWTSLTLMFQREVAERIVATPEQRAAYGRLAVLANWRCETRILFDVPKTAFVPQPKITSSIVQLVPRQCPDPCDRRLLERVTLAAFGQRRKMLRQSLKAVLADPAAMIEAADLSPTMRAEEVPVSGFVALANALASAPRG, encoded by the coding sequence ATGAGCACCAGTTCTCCAGATGGACTGCCACCGCTGCGCGAGGTGGTCGAGCGCCATGGGCTGATGGCGCAGAAGGCGCTCGGCCAGAACTTCCTGTTCGACCTCAACCTGACCGGCCGGATCGCGCGGTCCGCCGGCCCGCTGGAGGGTCAGACCGTCGTCGAGATCGGTCCCGGCCCCGGCGGCCTCACCCGCGCGCTGCTGGCAAACGGAGCGGATCGCGTCATCGCCATCGAGCGTGACCGCCGTTGCATGCCGGCGCTCGCCGAGATCGGTGCCCACTATCCGGGGCGGCTCGAGGTCGTCGATGGCGACGCGCTCGCCGTCGACCTCTCCGGCCTGCTCGGCGGCAACCAAGCCCGGATCGTTGCCAACCTGCCTTATAATATCGGCACGCCATTGCTCGTCGGCTGGCTCAGCGCCGAGCCTTGGCCGCCGTGGTGGACCTCGCTGACACTGATGTTCCAGCGGGAGGTCGCCGAGCGCATCGTCGCGACGCCGGAGCAGCGCGCCGCCTATGGGCGGCTCGCCGTGCTCGCCAACTGGCGCTGCGAGACGAGGATCTTGTTCGACGTGCCGAAGACCGCCTTCGTGCCGCAGCCCAAGATCACCTCCTCGATCGTCCAGTTGGTGCCGAGGCAGTGTCCGGACCCTTGCGACCGGCGCTTGCTGGAGCGGGTCACGCTCGCTGCCTTCGGACAGAGGCGGAAGATGCTGCGCCAGAGCCTCAAGGCCGTGCTCGCCGATCCAGCGGCGATGATCGAAGCTGCCGACCTATCGCCGACCATGCGGGCGGAGGAGGTCCCGGTCAGTGGTTTCGTCGCCCTCGCTAACGCGCTGGCATCGGCGCCGCGAGGCTGA
- the pdxA gene encoding 4-hydroxythreonine-4-phosphate dehydrogenase PdxA: MSQRLLALTQGDPAGIGPELALAAWRQREERAIPPFAYLGSAAALAKLAKRLGLQVQLRNVGWDEAEACFATALPVIELDNRLPARSGCPDPANAAGVIEAIERGVDAVEAGQAAALVTNPIAKSVLYAAGFQHPGHTEFLAELAGRGRDKVPRPVMMIWSEGLAVIPVTIHIPLAAVPGQLTTELIVETGRIAAADLERRFGILRPRLALCGLNPHAGEDGALGKEDAAVIAPAVEQLRGLGIDASGPYPADTLFHARARGRYDVALGMYHDQALIPIKTIAFDEGVNVTLGLPFIRTSPDHGTAFDIAGKSIARPDSLCAALKLAARMAAAESRAPA, encoded by the coding sequence TTGAGCCAGCGTCTCCTTGCTCTGACCCAAGGCGATCCCGCAGGGATCGGCCCGGAATTGGCGCTTGCCGCCTGGCGGCAGCGCGAGGAGCGAGCCATTCCGCCCTTTGCCTATCTCGGCAGTGCCGCGGCGCTCGCCAAACTGGCGAAGCGGCTCGGCCTGCAGGTGCAGTTGCGCAATGTCGGCTGGGACGAAGCCGAAGCCTGCTTCGCGACCGCCCTACCCGTGATCGAGCTCGACAATCGCCTGCCGGCGCGATCGGGATGTCCCGACCCAGCCAACGCAGCCGGCGTGATCGAAGCGATCGAGCGCGGGGTCGACGCTGTCGAGGCCGGACAGGCTGCGGCGCTCGTCACCAACCCCATCGCCAAGAGCGTGCTTTACGCCGCCGGCTTCCAGCATCCCGGCCATACCGAATTTCTGGCGGAGCTGGCAGGACGTGGCCGGGACAAGGTGCCACGCCCGGTGATGATGATCTGGTCGGAAGGGCTCGCCGTCATTCCGGTCACCATCCATATTCCGCTGGCGGCGGTGCCGGGTCAGCTGACGACGGAGCTGATCGTCGAGACCGGCAGGATCGCAGCCGCCGATCTCGAACGCCGCTTCGGCATCTTGCGGCCTCGGCTGGCATTGTGCGGTCTCAATCCCCATGCCGGTGAAGATGGCGCGCTCGGCAAAGAGGATGCGGCGGTGATCGCACCCGCAGTCGAGCAACTGCGAGGGCTCGGCATCGACGCGAGCGGCCCCTATCCGGCCGATACCCTGTTCCATGCCCGGGCGCGCGGCCGCTATGACGTCGCGCTCGGTATGTATCACGATCAGGCGCTGATCCCGATCAAGACGATCGCCTTCGACGAGGGCGTCAACGTCACGCTCGGGCTGCCCTTCATCCGCACTTCGCCGGACCACGGCACGGCATTCGACATCGCTGGCAAGAGCATCGCCCGGCCGGACAGCCTGTGCGCGGCGCTGAAGCTCGCGGCCCGTATGGCTGCAGCTGAAAGCAGGGCCCCCGCATGA